A genomic window from Euwallacea fornicatus isolate EFF26 chromosome 6, ASM4011564v1, whole genome shotgun sequence includes:
- the PIP5K59B gene encoding phosphatidylinositol 4-phosphate 5-kinase type-1 beta isoform X9, translating to MYFESGYLPRTISCMSFVNHQSNLNKKIQTGIQHAVGGLASKPERDLLMQDFMTVETTNFPSEGSNHTPAHHYSDFKYKNYAPIAFRYFRDLFGIQPDDFLMSMCDSPLRELSNPGASGSIFYLTSDDEFIVKTVQHKEGEFLQKLLPGYYMNLNQNPRTLLPKFFGLYCYQCNSKNVRLVIMNNLLPSNVVMHQKYDLKGSTYKRKASKAERQKRSPTYKDLDFMEHHAEGVLMESDTYNALMKTIQRDCRVLESFKIMDYSLLLAIHNLDQAQKEKIEKKSHTNLQHIPQDGDVGGPSSLFLQEERDREREDRIGAAALNRSRSINRQRLVAHSTAMESIQAESEPIDEDDDTPPGGIPARNDKGERLLLFIGIIDILQSYRLKKKLEHTWKSMIHDGDTVSVHRPSFYAHRFQKFMAEKVFKKIPSLDMPEIKGNHRKFRTLVTSYIALKHSPSKRKSLSKPLRHEELIDNMSPTEAVPSTKSAPPAYQPPSTSTPTTAPISPAYTSSSTPITSPPTIFPAVLVGPKQKVPPPVPPRGTPKVKRSDLNGKGIAPSCCSTPPPTYSEGYDRSDAGSIVGSVSGHVSSTRGPKHHGGHHHHHVNLRNYRDDSVSITDIKLESRAETKSSLSVESSGGSSTAGGHSSSGGHSSRTGLTWTPPTSVEGSTPTCTEGTRSFTESSSSGDMGCPTTPLRPGSTSSSGKHHKKAVDHAINSLTSEMKKSVHATGLTTSQNGPV from the exons GGATCCAACATGCTGTCGGTGGGTTGGCTTCCAAACCTGAGAGGGATTTGTTGATGCAGGACTTTATGACAGTGGAAACGACTAATTTTCCTTCCGAAGGCTCCAATCACACGCCAGCTCATCACTATtcagattttaaatataagaaTTATGCTCCCATAGCTTTTAGGTATTTTAGAGATTTGTTTGGAATTCAACCTGATGATTTTCTG ATGTCAATGTGTGATTCACCTTTAAGAGAATTATCAAATCCAGGTGCTAGTGGttctatattttatttgactAGCGATGATGAGTTTATAGTAAAGACTGTTCAACATAAAGAAGgagaatttcttcaaaaacttttACCTG gttATTATATGAATCTTAATCAAAACCCTAGGACTCTGTTACCAAAGTTTTTTGGTTTGTATTGTTATCAATGCAATAGTAAAAATGTGAGGCTGGTTATAATGAATAACTTGTTACCTAGTAATGTAGTTATGCATCAAAAATATGACCTTAAAGGAAGCACATATAAACGGAAG GCTTCGAAAGCCGAAAGACAGAAAAGGTCGCCCACATACAAAGATCTAGATTTCATGGAACATCATGCAGAGGGAGTACTAATGGAATCGGATACCTATAATGCCTTAATGAAGACTATACAACGAGATTGTAGGGTGttagaaagttttaaaattatggacTACAGTTTACTACTGGCTATTCACAATTTAGATCAAgcccaaaaagaaaaaatt gaaaaaaaatctcatacTAATCTCCAACACATACCGCAAGACGGAGACGTTGGCGGACCGAGTAGTTTGTTTTTGCAAGAGGAGCGTGACCGGGAAAGAGAAGACAGAATAGGAGCAGCTGCTTTAAATAGAAGTCGATCTATTAACAGGCAGCGATTAGTTGCACATTCCACTGCGATGGAGAGTATACAGGCTGAATCCGAACCCATAGATGAAGACGATGATACACC ACCAGGTGGAATACCAGCGAGAAACGACAAAGGAGAACGGTTGCTTTTATTCATTGGTATTATCGATATATTGCAGAGTTATAGGTTAAAGAAAAAGCTAGAGCATACCTGGAAATCTATGATCCATGACGGG gataccgTTTCGGTTCACAGACCCAGTTTTTATGCTCATCGTTTTCAAAAGTTTATGGCAGAGAAGGTGTTTAAGAAGATTCCCTCGC TGGACATGCCTGAAATTAAGGGCAATCATCGTAAATTCCGCACCCTGGTAACGAGCTACATAG CCCTGAAGCATTCCCCATCGAAACGAAAATCGCTATCTAAACCACTGAGACATGAGGAGTTAATTGACAATA TGAGTCCTACGGAAGCAGTGCCAAGCACTAAAAGTGCCCCACCCGCATACCAACCTCCTTCTACCTCGACTCCCACTACTGCGCCAATATCTCCGGCGTATACATCCTCTTCGACTCCGATAACGTCTCCCCCAACAATATTCCCTGCCGTTTTGGTGGGTCCCAAGCAGAAGGTGCCTCCTCCGGTGCCTCCAAGGGGAACGCCGAAAGTTAAAAGATCCGATCTGAACGGAAAAG GTATAGCACCCAGCTGCTGCAGCACGCCACCTCCGACATATTCGGAAGGATATGATCGTAGCGACGCTGGATCCATCGTAGGGTCGGTGTCGGGCCATGTATCTTCGACGAGGGGTCCCAAACATCATGGTGGACACCACCATCATCATGTGAACCTCAGAAATTATAGGGACGATTCTGTTAG TATAACTGACATCAAACTGGAATCCAGAGCCGAAACCAAGTCATCTCTTAGCGTAGAATCTTCCGGGGGCAGTTCGACGGCAGGTGGTCATTCGTCATCTGGAGGTCACTCATCTCGAACTGGTTTAACTTGGACGCCACCCACTTCGGTTGAGGGATCTACACCCACCTGCACCGAAGGTACACGTTCATTTACCGAATCGTCAAGTAGCGGGGATATGG GTTGTCCGACCACACCATTAAGACCTGGATCAACTTCTTCTTCTGGGAAACATCACAAAAAAGCAGTGGATCACGCAATTAATAGTCTCACCTCCGAAATG
- the PIP5K59B gene encoding phosphatidylinositol 4-phosphate 5-kinase type-1 beta isoform X12: MQDFMTVETTNFPSEGSNHTPAHHYSDFKYKNYAPIAFRYFRDLFGIQPDDFLMSMCDSPLRELSNPGASGSIFYLTSDDEFIVKTVQHKEGEFLQKLLPGYYMNLNQNPRTLLPKFFGLYCYQCNSKNVRLVIMNNLLPSNVVMHQKYDLKGSTYKRKASKAERQKRSPTYKDLDFMEHHAEGVLMESDTYNALMKTIQRDCRVLESFKIMDYSLLLAIHNLDQAQKEKIEKKSHTNLQHIPQDGDVGGPSSLFLQEERDREREDRIGAAALNRSRSINRQRLVAHSTAMESIQAESEPIDEDDDTPPGGIPARNDKGERLLLFIGIIDILQSYRLKKKLEHTWKSMIHDGDTVSVHRPSFYAHRFQKFMAEKVFKKIPSLDMPEIKGNHRKFRTLVTSYIALKHSPSKRKSLSKPLRHEELIDNMSPTEAVPSTKSAPPAYQPPSTSTPTTAPISPAYTSSSTPITSPPTIFPAVLVGPKQKVPPPVPPRGTPKVKRSDLNGKGIAPSCCSTPPPTYSEGYDRSDAGSIVGSVSGHVSSTRGPKHHGGHHHHHVNLRNYRDDSVSITDIKLESRAETKSSLSVESSGGSSTAGGHSSSGGHSSRTGLTWTPPTSVEGSTPTCTEGTRSFTESSSSGDMGCPTTPLRPGSTSSSGKHHKKAVDHAINSLTSEMKKSVHATGLTTSQNGPV, from the exons ATGCAGGACTTTATGACAGTGGAAACGACTAATTTTCCTTCCGAAGGCTCCAATCACACGCCAGCTCATCACTATtcagattttaaatataagaaTTATGCTCCCATAGCTTTTAGGTATTTTAGAGATTTGTTTGGAATTCAACCTGATGATTTTCTG ATGTCAATGTGTGATTCACCTTTAAGAGAATTATCAAATCCAGGTGCTAGTGGttctatattttatttgactAGCGATGATGAGTTTATAGTAAAGACTGTTCAACATAAAGAAGgagaatttcttcaaaaacttttACCTG gttATTATATGAATCTTAATCAAAACCCTAGGACTCTGTTACCAAAGTTTTTTGGTTTGTATTGTTATCAATGCAATAGTAAAAATGTGAGGCTGGTTATAATGAATAACTTGTTACCTAGTAATGTAGTTATGCATCAAAAATATGACCTTAAAGGAAGCACATATAAACGGAAG GCTTCGAAAGCCGAAAGACAGAAAAGGTCGCCCACATACAAAGATCTAGATTTCATGGAACATCATGCAGAGGGAGTACTAATGGAATCGGATACCTATAATGCCTTAATGAAGACTATACAACGAGATTGTAGGGTGttagaaagttttaaaattatggacTACAGTTTACTACTGGCTATTCACAATTTAGATCAAgcccaaaaagaaaaaatt gaaaaaaaatctcatacTAATCTCCAACACATACCGCAAGACGGAGACGTTGGCGGACCGAGTAGTTTGTTTTTGCAAGAGGAGCGTGACCGGGAAAGAGAAGACAGAATAGGAGCAGCTGCTTTAAATAGAAGTCGATCTATTAACAGGCAGCGATTAGTTGCACATTCCACTGCGATGGAGAGTATACAGGCTGAATCCGAACCCATAGATGAAGACGATGATACACC ACCAGGTGGAATACCAGCGAGAAACGACAAAGGAGAACGGTTGCTTTTATTCATTGGTATTATCGATATATTGCAGAGTTATAGGTTAAAGAAAAAGCTAGAGCATACCTGGAAATCTATGATCCATGACGGG gataccgTTTCGGTTCACAGACCCAGTTTTTATGCTCATCGTTTTCAAAAGTTTATGGCAGAGAAGGTGTTTAAGAAGATTCCCTCGC TGGACATGCCTGAAATTAAGGGCAATCATCGTAAATTCCGCACCCTGGTAACGAGCTACATAG CCCTGAAGCATTCCCCATCGAAACGAAAATCGCTATCTAAACCACTGAGACATGAGGAGTTAATTGACAATA TGAGTCCTACGGAAGCAGTGCCAAGCACTAAAAGTGCCCCACCCGCATACCAACCTCCTTCTACCTCGACTCCCACTACTGCGCCAATATCTCCGGCGTATACATCCTCTTCGACTCCGATAACGTCTCCCCCAACAATATTCCCTGCCGTTTTGGTGGGTCCCAAGCAGAAGGTGCCTCCTCCGGTGCCTCCAAGGGGAACGCCGAAAGTTAAAAGATCCGATCTGAACGGAAAAG GTATAGCACCCAGCTGCTGCAGCACGCCACCTCCGACATATTCGGAAGGATATGATCGTAGCGACGCTGGATCCATCGTAGGGTCGGTGTCGGGCCATGTATCTTCGACGAGGGGTCCCAAACATCATGGTGGACACCACCATCATCATGTGAACCTCAGAAATTATAGGGACGATTCTGTTAG TATAACTGACATCAAACTGGAATCCAGAGCCGAAACCAAGTCATCTCTTAGCGTAGAATCTTCCGGGGGCAGTTCGACGGCAGGTGGTCATTCGTCATCTGGAGGTCACTCATCTCGAACTGGTTTAACTTGGACGCCACCCACTTCGGTTGAGGGATCTACACCCACCTGCACCGAAGGTACACGTTCATTTACCGAATCGTCAAGTAGCGGGGATATGG GTTGTCCGACCACACCATTAAGACCTGGATCAACTTCTTCTTCTGGGAAACATCACAAAAAAGCAGTGGATCACGCAATTAATAGTCTCACCTCCGAAATG
- the PIP5K59B gene encoding phosphatidylinositol 4-phosphate 5-kinase type-1 beta isoform X13 has product MWKYNFETTDSSDKVICSGNVLVCENRTYMSMCDSPLRELSNPGASGSIFYLTSDDEFIVKTVQHKEGEFLQKLLPGYYMNLNQNPRTLLPKFFGLYCYQCNSKNVRLVIMNNLLPSNVVMHQKYDLKGSTYKRKASKAERQKRSPTYKDLDFMEHHAEGVLMESDTYNALMKTIQRDCRVLESFKIMDYSLLLAIHNLDQAQKEKIEKKSHTNLQHIPQDGDVGGPSSLFLQEERDREREDRIGAAALNRSRSINRQRLVAHSTAMESIQAESEPIDEDDDTPPGGIPARNDKGERLLLFIGIIDILQSYRLKKKLEHTWKSMIHDGDTVSVHRPSFYAHRFQKFMAEKVFKKIPSLDMPEIKGNHRKFRTLVTSYIALKHSPSKRKSLSKPLRHEELIDNMSPTEAVPSTKSAPPAYQPPSTSTPTTAPISPAYTSSSTPITSPPTIFPAVLVGPKQKVPPPVPPRGTPKVKRSDLNGKGIAPSCCSTPPPTYSEGYDRSDAGSIVGSVSGHVSSTRGPKHHGGHHHHHVNLRNYRDDSVSITDIKLESRAETKSSLSVESSGGSSTAGGHSSSGGHSSRTGLTWTPPTSVEGSTPTCTEGTRSFTESSSSGDMGCPTTPLRPGSTSSSGKHHKKAVDHAINSLTSEMKKSVHATGLTTSQNGPV; this is encoded by the exons ATGTGGAAatacaattttgaaacaactGATTCTTCTGATAAAGTGATTTGCAGTGGCAATGTGTTGGTCTGTGAGAATAGAACTTAC ATGTCAATGTGTGATTCACCTTTAAGAGAATTATCAAATCCAGGTGCTAGTGGttctatattttatttgactAGCGATGATGAGTTTATAGTAAAGACTGTTCAACATAAAGAAGgagaatttcttcaaaaacttttACCTG gttATTATATGAATCTTAATCAAAACCCTAGGACTCTGTTACCAAAGTTTTTTGGTTTGTATTGTTATCAATGCAATAGTAAAAATGTGAGGCTGGTTATAATGAATAACTTGTTACCTAGTAATGTAGTTATGCATCAAAAATATGACCTTAAAGGAAGCACATATAAACGGAAG GCTTCGAAAGCCGAAAGACAGAAAAGGTCGCCCACATACAAAGATCTAGATTTCATGGAACATCATGCAGAGGGAGTACTAATGGAATCGGATACCTATAATGCCTTAATGAAGACTATACAACGAGATTGTAGGGTGttagaaagttttaaaattatggacTACAGTTTACTACTGGCTATTCACAATTTAGATCAAgcccaaaaagaaaaaatt gaaaaaaaatctcatacTAATCTCCAACACATACCGCAAGACGGAGACGTTGGCGGACCGAGTAGTTTGTTTTTGCAAGAGGAGCGTGACCGGGAAAGAGAAGACAGAATAGGAGCAGCTGCTTTAAATAGAAGTCGATCTATTAACAGGCAGCGATTAGTTGCACATTCCACTGCGATGGAGAGTATACAGGCTGAATCCGAACCCATAGATGAAGACGATGATACACC ACCAGGTGGAATACCAGCGAGAAACGACAAAGGAGAACGGTTGCTTTTATTCATTGGTATTATCGATATATTGCAGAGTTATAGGTTAAAGAAAAAGCTAGAGCATACCTGGAAATCTATGATCCATGACGGG gataccgTTTCGGTTCACAGACCCAGTTTTTATGCTCATCGTTTTCAAAAGTTTATGGCAGAGAAGGTGTTTAAGAAGATTCCCTCGC TGGACATGCCTGAAATTAAGGGCAATCATCGTAAATTCCGCACCCTGGTAACGAGCTACATAG CCCTGAAGCATTCCCCATCGAAACGAAAATCGCTATCTAAACCACTGAGACATGAGGAGTTAATTGACAATA TGAGTCCTACGGAAGCAGTGCCAAGCACTAAAAGTGCCCCACCCGCATACCAACCTCCTTCTACCTCGACTCCCACTACTGCGCCAATATCTCCGGCGTATACATCCTCTTCGACTCCGATAACGTCTCCCCCAACAATATTCCCTGCCGTTTTGGTGGGTCCCAAGCAGAAGGTGCCTCCTCCGGTGCCTCCAAGGGGAACGCCGAAAGTTAAAAGATCCGATCTGAACGGAAAAG GTATAGCACCCAGCTGCTGCAGCACGCCACCTCCGACATATTCGGAAGGATATGATCGTAGCGACGCTGGATCCATCGTAGGGTCGGTGTCGGGCCATGTATCTTCGACGAGGGGTCCCAAACATCATGGTGGACACCACCATCATCATGTGAACCTCAGAAATTATAGGGACGATTCTGTTAG TATAACTGACATCAAACTGGAATCCAGAGCCGAAACCAAGTCATCTCTTAGCGTAGAATCTTCCGGGGGCAGTTCGACGGCAGGTGGTCATTCGTCATCTGGAGGTCACTCATCTCGAACTGGTTTAACTTGGACGCCACCCACTTCGGTTGAGGGATCTACACCCACCTGCACCGAAGGTACACGTTCATTTACCGAATCGTCAAGTAGCGGGGATATGG GTTGTCCGACCACACCATTAAGACCTGGATCAACTTCTTCTTCTGGGAAACATCACAAAAAAGCAGTGGATCACGCAATTAATAGTCTCACCTCCGAAATG